A single Sutterella megalosphaeroides DNA region contains:
- a CDS encoding ankyrin repeat domain-containing protein, whose product MLEDALFEAVKGRRLGVVTALLPRVTDLERTDREGATVAMIAAREGVLPILKAILKAGANPLAADREGHSALHWAAANGHAPCIEALAEAGADPNAQDREGVTPLMAALRARRSEAALRLLKCEGTDTELADRDGRKALDYASAASMPDLVDVLLKRGTHTERTERSEGVLGGFFGSVGGGEKTVPPELAKDRYGSNALHQAASRGDAETLARLLSGSRAHVNDRNDAGETPLMTAVRAGSIGCVEALLAARADPNLPAAAGETPAAEAARLGREIVLGKLIAAGANVNAAARNGTTPLLVAIRERQVDVVRLLLANGADAGACDAQNRGPLAYAAASGLESVTVMLLEAGAAR is encoded by the coding sequence ATGCTTGAAGACGCACTTTTCGAAGCGGTAAAAGGTCGACGGTTGGGTGTGGTGACGGCACTCTTGCCGCGCGTCACCGATCTCGAACGCACGGACCGCGAAGGCGCGACCGTCGCGATGATTGCGGCACGCGAAGGCGTGTTGCCGATTCTGAAGGCGATCCTCAAGGCGGGCGCCAATCCGTTGGCCGCCGACCGCGAAGGGCACTCGGCCCTCCATTGGGCGGCCGCAAACGGTCATGCCCCTTGCATTGAAGCGCTCGCAGAGGCGGGAGCGGATCCCAACGCCCAGGACCGCGAGGGTGTCACGCCCCTCATGGCGGCCCTGCGCGCCCGACGGTCGGAGGCCGCCTTGCGGCTTCTCAAGTGCGAAGGGACCGATACGGAACTTGCGGACCGGGACGGACGCAAAGCGCTCGACTATGCGTCCGCGGCCTCCATGCCCGACCTTGTCGACGTACTTTTGAAGCGCGGGACGCATACGGAACGCACGGAACGCTCGGAAGGCGTCTTGGGAGGCTTCTTCGGGAGCGTCGGAGGAGGTGAAAAAACCGTGCCTCCCGAACTCGCCAAGGACCGCTACGGGTCGAACGCGCTCCATCAGGCGGCCTCGCGCGGCGACGCGGAAACGCTTGCGCGACTCTTGTCGGGCTCCCGAGCGCACGTGAACGACCGGAACGACGCGGGCGAAACGCCCCTCATGACGGCCGTGCGGGCAGGGTCGATCGGGTGCGTCGAGGCGCTCCTTGCGGCCCGGGCCGACCCCAACCTTCCCGCTGCGGCAGGCGAGACGCCCGCCGCGGAAGCCGCGCGCCTCGGGCGCGAAATCGTGCTCGGGAAACTGATCGCAGCGGGCGCGAACGTGAACGCCGCGGCACGCAACGGTACGACGCCGCTTCTCGTTGCGATCCGCGAGCGGCAGGTCGATGTCGTGCGACTGCTTCTCGCAAACGGGGCGGACGCGGGAGCGTGCGACGCGCAAAACCGCGGTCCCTTGGCCTACGCGGCCGCAAGCGGCCTCGAATCCGTCACCGTCATGCTCCTCGAAGCGGGCGCGGCACGCTAA
- a CDS encoding putative transporter — protein sequence MLDFLLRLADPSTVGGNILIYAFVITCGLALGRIRLFGVSLGVTFVLFMGLAVGHFGFVPNPTVLGFLRDFGLILFVFFIGLQVGPSFFSSFRSGGLELNGLALFGILLSVALTVLFAFLMSGSIDLAQMLGVYYGAVTNTPGLGATQEALSELDYAGPDIAVAYACAYPLAVIGIIGTAILIRKVFSIDLAEEERLWSLHETEQNAAPITFYVEAANGYLEDRTIEVIRKVINRPFVISRRYNEAEGLVSPGPKTRVHVGDVLRVVAQEENKEAIVAFFGKERTDVDLTSEHSPVSRRIILITDPSVNGQRIRDLHLANYDGVNVTRVYRAGMEIFPYRSLHLNLGDRLVAVGPERALNRLAGVLGNQEKKLDHPNIISVFVGIALGILAGSLPIALPGIPVALKLGLAGGPLIVAILLGRYGPSLHLVTYTTNSASLMLRELGIAFFLASVGLAAGNGFADAFVNGSGLLFMGLGFLVTVLPLVAVGVAARLIFRMNYHSIVGLLSGLTTNPPALAYAATLSEKNSSAVAYSTVYPLAMFMRILSGQIVLLLFWTSVSG from the coding sequence ATGCTCGACTTTCTGCTGCGTCTCGCCGACCCATCGACCGTCGGCGGGAACATCCTCATTTACGCCTTCGTCATCACCTGCGGTCTCGCGCTCGGGCGCATTCGCCTCTTCGGCGTCTCGCTCGGCGTGACGTTCGTGCTTTTCATGGGGCTTGCGGTCGGGCACTTCGGGTTCGTGCCGAACCCGACCGTGCTCGGGTTTTTGCGCGATTTCGGGCTCATTCTTTTCGTCTTTTTCATCGGCCTCCAAGTGGGACCGTCCTTTTTCTCGAGCTTTCGCTCGGGCGGCCTCGAGTTGAACGGCCTCGCGCTTTTCGGAATACTTCTTTCCGTCGCGCTGACGGTACTCTTTGCCTTCCTCATGTCGGGATCGATCGACCTCGCGCAGATGCTCGGGGTCTATTACGGGGCCGTCACGAACACCCCCGGGCTCGGCGCCACGCAGGAAGCGCTCTCCGAACTCGACTACGCGGGCCCCGACATCGCAGTCGCCTATGCGTGTGCGTATCCTCTCGCCGTGATCGGCATCATCGGGACGGCCATTCTTATTCGCAAGGTTTTCTCAATCGACCTTGCCGAAGAGGAGCGCCTCTGGTCGCTTCACGAAACGGAACAAAACGCCGCTCCGATCACCTTCTACGTCGAAGCCGCGAACGGCTACCTCGAAGACCGCACGATCGAAGTGATTCGCAAGGTGATCAACCGCCCGTTCGTCATTTCGCGCCGATACAACGAGGCGGAAGGCCTCGTGAGTCCCGGCCCCAAGACGCGCGTGCACGTGGGCGACGTGCTTCGCGTCGTCGCTCAGGAAGAAAACAAAGAGGCTATCGTCGCCTTCTTCGGAAAGGAGCGCACCGACGTCGATTTGACGAGCGAACATTCGCCCGTTTCCAGACGCATCATTCTCATCACCGATCCGAGCGTCAACGGGCAGCGCATTCGCGACCTCCATCTCGCGAACTACGACGGCGTGAACGTGACGCGCGTTTACCGTGCCGGCATGGAAATCTTTCCCTACCGAAGCCTTCATCTCAATCTCGGCGACCGACTCGTCGCCGTGGGCCCCGAGCGCGCCCTCAACCGCCTCGCGGGCGTACTCGGCAACCAGGAAAAGAAGCTCGACCATCCGAACATCATTTCGGTCTTCGTCGGGATCGCGCTCGGGATCCTTGCGGGGAGCCTCCCGATTGCCTTGCCCGGAATTCCCGTCGCGTTGAAGCTCGGCTTGGCGGGCGGCCCCTTGATCGTTGCGATTTTGCTCGGGCGCTACGGGCCGTCGCTGCATTTGGTCACGTACACGACGAACTCCGCTTCTTTGATGCTTCGAGAACTCGGGATCGCGTTCTTCCTCGCAAGCGTCGGTCTTGCGGCGGGCAACGGCTTTGCGGACGCGTTCGTGAACGGGAGCGGCCTTCTCTTCATGGGGCTCGGCTTTCTCGTTACGGTGCTTCCGCTCGTCGCGGTCGGGGTGGCGGCGCGCCTCATTTTCCGCATGAACTACCACTCGATCGTGGGGCTCCTCTCGGGTCTCACCACGAACCCGCCGGCACTTGCCTATGCCGCGACCTTGTCGGAGAAAAACAGCTCGGCCGTCGCCTACTCGACCGTCTATCCGCTCGCGATGTTCATGCGGATTTTGTCGGGGCAGATCGTGCTCCTGCTCTTCTGGACCTCGGTCTCGGGGTGA
- a CDS encoding FAD-binding protein translates to MTKTFQLRACAFAVLCAAVGMNAHVYAAPTAPETTATVAAPSNYLQTVRWDAEYDVVVIGYGFAGGAAAIAAADAGARVLLLEKAPEGHEGGNSRYAAQQAIWIDDTKASDEEILEYFRTMRGKSTNPSDEVYKAYIKEAKGQVEYLRKLGAEHPETSYYAEYPEFPGASAIGLTLVKSPGGDGRLYALIQKNVEARRAQGKIDVWFEAPGKKLLQDPATGVVHGVVAEVEGAARNIRAKNGVVLATGGFENNIDMFRNFAGQQVAYAKGARYNTGDGILMAMDVNANLVNLATINGPDPNVLNPETGISFGYMVAGPKDSSWGGPAFTRHDVIMVGADGKRFWNETEKTKHGRIKFHNDYRALQMPDPAFMIFDEDARRASRVYASWSEGSEAEIEKGLVKKADTVEELAALLGVDAAGLKAQIDAYNASCEAGVDKQFGRAAKFLKPLDKGPFYGIEVVPTYTNTQGGPEHDEIGAVLDRNGKRIPHLFSAGELGSIFSWKYNGTGNIGESLIFGRISGASAAAPKSDVPSESVLKGEGWSPAAGKRATPAAEDGERIGRGRGMGGNVVLGVKTDAAGKITAVRVIESFETPGIGSKALDVLPAEAVRTNGKVDTVSGATVTTEAFRAALKDALK, encoded by the coding sequence ATGACCAAAACCTTTCAACTGCGTGCCTGCGCCTTTGCCGTCCTTTGTGCCGCCGTCGGCATGAACGCTCACGTCTACGCCGCCCCGACCGCCCCCGAAACAACTGCGACGGTTGCCGCACCGAGCAACTACCTCCAAACCGTTCGCTGGGACGCCGAGTACGACGTCGTGGTGATCGGGTACGGCTTTGCAGGCGGCGCGGCGGCGATTGCGGCGGCGGACGCCGGAGCCCGCGTCCTTCTTCTTGAGAAGGCGCCCGAAGGGCACGAAGGCGGCAACAGCCGCTATGCCGCCCAACAGGCCATCTGGATCGACGACACGAAGGCAAGCGACGAAGAAATTCTCGAGTACTTCCGTACCATGCGCGGCAAGTCGACGAACCCCTCGGACGAGGTCTACAAGGCCTACATCAAGGAGGCCAAAGGTCAGGTCGAATACCTGCGCAAGCTCGGCGCCGAGCATCCCGAAACGTCCTACTACGCCGAATACCCCGAATTCCCCGGGGCTTCCGCCATCGGTCTCACGCTCGTGAAAAGCCCGGGCGGCGACGGCCGACTCTACGCGCTCATTCAGAAAAACGTCGAAGCGCGGCGCGCTCAGGGAAAAATCGACGTGTGGTTCGAAGCGCCCGGTAAAAAACTCCTTCAAGACCCCGCTACGGGCGTTGTCCACGGCGTCGTCGCCGAGGTCGAAGGTGCCGCGCGCAACATCCGTGCGAAAAACGGCGTGGTGCTCGCAACGGGCGGCTTTGAAAACAACATCGACATGTTCCGCAACTTTGCGGGCCAGCAGGTCGCCTACGCGAAGGGCGCCCGCTACAACACGGGCGACGGCATTCTGATGGCGATGGACGTCAACGCGAACCTCGTGAACCTCGCCACGATCAACGGGCCGGATCCGAACGTTCTCAATCCCGAAACCGGCATTTCGTTCGGCTACATGGTGGCCGGCCCCAAAGACTCCTCCTGGGGCGGACCGGCCTTTACGCGGCACGACGTCATCATGGTTGGCGCCGACGGAAAGCGCTTCTGGAACGAAACCGAGAAAACGAAGCACGGTCGAATCAAGTTCCACAACGATTACCGGGCGCTCCAGATGCCCGATCCCGCGTTCATGATCTTCGATGAAGACGCGCGACGCGCAAGCCGTGTTTATGCGTCGTGGAGCGAAGGGTCCGAAGCGGAAATCGAAAAGGGCCTCGTGAAGAAGGCCGACACCGTCGAAGAGCTTGCCGCCCTCCTCGGCGTGGACGCCGCGGGCCTCAAGGCGCAGATCGACGCCTACAACGCATCCTGTGAGGCCGGGGTCGACAAGCAATTCGGTCGTGCGGCGAAATTCCTGAAGCCCCTTGACAAAGGTCCCTTCTACGGCATTGAGGTCGTCCCGACCTATACGAACACGCAGGGCGGGCCGGAACACGACGAAATCGGCGCCGTCCTCGACCGAAACGGCAAACGCATTCCGCACCTCTTCAGCGCGGGCGAACTCGGCTCGATCTTCTCCTGGAAGTACAACGGTACGGGCAACATCGGCGAATCGCTCATCTTCGGGCGCATCTCGGGCGCGTCGGCCGCAGCCCCCAAGTCGGACGTTCCGAGTGAAAGCGTCCTCAAGGGCGAAGGCTGGTCGCCCGCCGCAGGGAAGCGTGCGACCCCCGCAGCCGAAGACGGCGAACGCATCGGACGCGGTCGCGGCATGGGCGGCAACGTGGTGCTCGGCGTCAAGACCGACGCTGCCGGCAAAATCACCGCCGTACGCGTCATCGAGTCCTTTGAAACCCCGGGGATCGGCAGCAAGGCTCTCGATGTGCTCCCCGCCGAGGCCGTCCGTACGAACGGCAAGGTCGACACGGTCTCGGGCGCGACCGTGACGACGGAAGCTTTCCGTGCCGCCCTTAAGGACGCCCTGAAGTGA
- a CDS encoding aldo/keto reductase: protein MQHRLLKNLNVSLIGVGCMDFSHDCGQVPERTVSIDAIREAVDFGCNFFDTAEVYGREMFYEGHNEEIVGEALKPVVLATKMHLRTEEVESGKDFCAIARKHLAASMERLQTDYVDRYYLHRVNELVPVEEVAERHAPQEPLVP, encoded by the coding sequence ATGCAACATCGTTTGCTCAAAAACCTGAACGTCTCGCTGATCGGCGTGGGTTGTATGGACTTCTCACACGACTGCGGTCAGGTGCCCGAACGTACCGTCAGCATCGACGCGATCCGCGAGGCGGTCGACTTCGGGTGCAACTTCTTCGATACGGCCGAAGTGTACGGACGGGAGATGTTTTACGAGGGCCATAACGAAGAGATCGTCGGCGAAGCTCTGAAGCCCGTGGTGCTCGCCACGAAGATGCACCTCCGTACGGAAGAAGTCGAATCGGGCAAGGACTTCTGCGCGATCGCCCGCAAACACCTGGCCGCATCGATGGAGCGCCTGCAGACGGACTACGTCGACCGCTACTACCTCCATCGCGTCAACGAACTCGTCCCGGTCGAAGAGGTGGCTGAAAGGCATGCTCCGCAAGAGCCTCTCGTTCCGTAA
- a CDS encoding alanine racemase → MFPHTAPDPRIGRRLDDPVVETPAFLVSDAKLEANLTAAKERAKALGVTLRPHLKTHKSIEIARRQMMSPEGPATVSTLLEAEYFAANGVTDLIYAVGIAPQKLGRVERIRASGCDLKILLDNVDAARHVSAYTAARSIEIPVLVEIDVDGHRSGITPESDLLLEVVKSLTGGARFVGLLTHAGASYDKEGAANARGAARRERDGIVLAADRLRAEGIEVPIVSVGSTPTVFAAEDETGVTEIRCGVYAMFDLFMTNLGVCTLDRIAGSVLTTVIGHQKEKGQVIVDAGWMAMSRDRGTARQHEDFGYGLVCDLAGRPVRGLDVRMTGANQEHGILQAVAGEALKPEDFPVGRRLRILPNHACPTAAPYEKLLLVEDETLTVKAALDHVRGW, encoded by the coding sequence ATGTTTCCCCACACCGCCCCCGATCCCCGCATCGGCCGCCGACTCGACGATCCTGTCGTCGAAACCCCGGCCTTCCTTGTTTCCGACGCCAAGCTCGAAGCGAACCTCACCGCCGCGAAAGAACGAGCCAAAGCACTCGGCGTGACGCTTCGTCCGCACCTCAAGACCCACAAGTCGATCGAAATCGCGCGGCGTCAGATGATGTCGCCCGAAGGGCCCGCAACCGTTTCCACCCTTCTCGAAGCCGAATACTTCGCTGCGAACGGCGTCACGGATCTCATCTACGCCGTCGGGATCGCTCCGCAGAAGTTGGGGCGCGTCGAGCGCATCCGCGCTTCCGGGTGCGACCTCAAGATTCTTCTCGACAACGTCGACGCGGCCCGGCACGTCTCGGCCTACACCGCCGCACGCTCGATCGAAATTCCCGTCCTTGTTGAAATCGACGTCGACGGGCACCGCTCGGGGATCACGCCCGAGTCGGACCTCTTGCTTGAGGTTGTGAAGAGCCTCACGGGCGGCGCCCGCTTTGTTGGGCTTCTCACCCATGCGGGCGCAAGCTACGACAAGGAAGGCGCCGCAAATGCACGCGGAGCCGCACGGCGCGAGCGCGACGGGATCGTTCTTGCGGCCGACAGACTCCGTGCCGAAGGGATCGAGGTTCCGATCGTCTCGGTGGGCTCCACCCCGACGGTCTTTGCGGCCGAAGACGAAACGGGCGTCACGGAAATCCGCTGCGGCGTCTATGCGATGTTCGACCTCTTTATGACAAACCTCGGCGTTTGCACGCTCGACCGCATTGCGGGCTCGGTCCTCACAACCGTGATCGGGCACCAGAAAGAAAAAGGTCAGGTGATCGTCGACGCGGGCTGGATGGCGATGTCGCGCGACCGCGGCACGGCGCGCCAGCACGAAGACTTCGGTTACGGGCTTGTCTGCGACCTCGCGGGCCGCCCCGTGCGCGGCCTCGACGTCCGCATGACGGGCGCGAATCAGGAGCATGGGATCCTTCAGGCGGTAGCGGGCGAAGCTCTCAAACCCGAAGACTTCCCCGTGGGGCGCCGCTTGCGGATCCTTCCGAACCACGCCTGCCCGACCGCAGCGCCCTACGAAAAGCTCCTCCTCGTTGAGGACGAAACGCTCACGGTGAAAGCGGCGCTCGACCACGTGCGCGGGTGGTAA
- a CDS encoding RidA family protein produces MQFVKPPFKGENKGHYTAGVISKGMLYVSGQLSIDPDTREVCQGDIRAHARLALDNVDRVLKEAGVRRDQVVFCRVYTPSAENWGPINEEYAAFFGNHKPGRVIVSTTDLHFGCLVEIEAIAELED; encoded by the coding sequence ATGCAGTTTGTGAAGCCGCCCTTCAAGGGAGAAAACAAGGGCCATTACACGGCGGGCGTCATCTCTAAGGGGATGCTCTACGTTTCGGGACAGCTTTCGATCGATCCCGACACCCGCGAAGTCTGTCAGGGTGACATCCGCGCGCACGCGCGCCTCGCGCTCGACAACGTCGACCGCGTTCTGAAGGAAGCGGGCGTGCGGCGCGACCAGGTGGTCTTCTGCCGCGTCTATACGCCGTCGGCGGAAAACTGGGGCCCGATCAACGAGGAGTATGCGGCCTTCTTCGGCAACCACAAACCCGGGCGCGTCATCGTCTCGACCACGGACCTGCATTTCGGCTGCCTCGTTGAAATCGAAGCGATCGCCGAGCTGGAGGACTGA
- a CDS encoding YbjN domain-containing protein — translation MANAPLVERVERFLKSLKWSYNYDAEEEVFYTGCALDESFRSCNLVIDVQDDMVLCYAFLPIEVPADRRGDVMIFLTCANWGMRAGTFELDLTDGEVRFRTYLACPEGDELPSDEALTCLLSVPPGMIERYGAALRQVIENKTDPFEAVRTAEHDMEFDDEEGDEEDDEDDFGGNHNPRAHA, via the coding sequence ATGGCCAATGCACCGCTTGTCGAACGGGTGGAGCGTTTTTTGAAGTCGCTCAAGTGGTCGTACAACTACGACGCCGAGGAAGAGGTGTTCTACACGGGTTGCGCGCTTGACGAGTCGTTCCGCTCGTGCAACCTCGTGATCGACGTACAGGACGACATGGTCCTCTGCTACGCGTTCCTTCCGATCGAAGTGCCGGCCGATCGTCGCGGCGACGTCATGATCTTTTTGACGTGCGCCAACTGGGGGATGCGCGCGGGCACCTTCGAACTGGACCTCACCGACGGCGAAGTGCGTTTCCGCACCTACCTCGCCTGCCCCGAGGGCGACGAGCTTCCGAGCGACGAAGCGCTCACGTGCCTCCTTTCGGTCCCCCCGGGCATGATCGAACGGTACGGCGCGGCGCTCCGACAGGTGATCGAGAACAAAACGGATCCCTTTGAGGCGGTTCGCACCGCCGAGCACGACATGGAATTCGACGACGAAGAAGGAGACGAGGAAGACGACGAAGACGACTTCGGCGGCAACCACAACCCGCGCGCTCACGCGTAA
- a CDS encoding LysR family transcriptional regulator, with protein MIHFDDRDLRLFLAVEETGSLTAGAGRAGLSASAASERLNRLETHLGVTLFERVPRGVRLTREGAHFAAFAREVTAKSETLESVLRPYRGTRTAVRIATNVNALETFLPGDLGDYMAAHPEVALELVKFDLNWMLLKAVASGEVDLGVTAYEGTHPELRFVDYRSDTMAVVMSERHPWAEEAGVSFEVFRDVPFIEIGARSALGIFLEERARAYGFMLDVRARVPSYEAALELVARGVGLTVLPQSLHLAAEVAELVAVRPLTDAWAVRRLRLCWKAGREGCPVVAGLLGALAVSRLPA; from the coding sequence ATGATTCATTTTGATGACAGGGACCTCCGGCTTTTTCTCGCCGTTGAAGAAACCGGAAGTCTCACCGCGGGAGCGGGGCGGGCAGGATTGTCGGCGAGCGCGGCGAGCGAACGGCTCAACCGGCTGGAGACGCATCTCGGCGTCACGCTCTTCGAGCGGGTTCCGCGGGGTGTGCGTCTGACGCGCGAAGGCGCGCACTTTGCGGCCTTTGCACGAGAGGTGACGGCCAAAAGCGAGACGCTCGAAAGCGTGTTGCGACCCTATCGGGGTACACGCACGGCCGTGCGGATTGCAACCAATGTCAACGCGCTTGAGACGTTTCTTCCCGGGGACCTCGGCGACTACATGGCGGCGCACCCCGAGGTGGCGCTTGAGCTTGTCAAGTTCGATTTGAATTGGATGCTTCTCAAGGCCGTCGCGAGCGGCGAGGTCGACTTGGGCGTCACCGCTTACGAAGGGACGCATCCCGAACTCCGTTTCGTCGATTACCGCTCGGATACGATGGCGGTCGTGATGTCCGAGCGACATCCGTGGGCCGAGGAAGCCGGCGTTTCGTTCGAGGTGTTTCGCGACGTACCCTTCATCGAAATCGGTGCACGGTCGGCGTTGGGTATTTTTCTTGAAGAGCGTGCCCGCGCTTACGGCTTTATGCTCGACGTCCGGGCGCGTGTGCCTTCCTACGAGGCCGCGCTCGAATTGGTCGCTCGGGGTGTGGGTCTCACCGTGTTGCCGCAAAGTTTGCACTTGGCCGCTGAGGTCGCCGAGCTCGTGGCGGTTCGTCCGTTGACGGACGCCTGGGCCGTTCGTCGCTTGAGACTCTGCTGGAAAGCGGGCAGGGAAGGCTGTCCCGTGGTGGCGGGATTGCTTGGTGCGCTCGCCGTTTCGCGCCTTCCGGCATAA